A genomic segment from Parus major isolate Abel chromosome 21, Parus_major1.1, whole genome shotgun sequence encodes:
- the MRPL20 gene encoding 39S ribosomal protein L20, mitochondrial: protein MVVLSAARWLRSRLSERFWRVQEVLKYARHFRGRKNRCYKLAVRSVRRAFVRSTKARREKKRFLRALWITRIEAASLEHGLKYPAFISNLVKTQVELNRKVLADLAIYEPKTFKSLAALAQRRRQEGFLAALGDGKEPEGIFSRIVHHHY from the exons ATGGTGGTGCTGAGCGCGGCGCGCTGGCTGCGGAGCCGCCTCTCGGAGCGCTTCTGGAGGGTGCAGGAGGTGCTCAAGTACGCGCGG cattttcgTGGCAGGAAGAACCGCTGCTATAAGCTGGCAGTGAGGAGTGTCCGCAGGGCTTTTGTGAGGTCCACCAAGGCcaggagggagaagaagagaTTCCTCAGAGCG CTCTGGATTACAAGGATTGAAGCAGCTTCCCTTGAACATGGTTTGAAGTACCCAGCCTTCATAAGCAACCTGGTCAAG ACACAGGTGGAGCTGAACAGAAAAGTTCTGGCTGACTTGGCTATTTATGAGCCAAAGACATTCAAGTCCCTGGCGGCCTTAGCCCAGAGGAGGAGACAGGAAGGGttcctggctgccctgggagatGGAAAAGAACCAGAGGGGATATTTTCACGTATTGTGCACCACCATTATTGA